The DNA window ACTCATAATCCTTAGGTCCCAGGTTCGAATCCTGGTGGGCCCATTGTAAATCCTGCCCCCGCAAGCACCTGTGCTTGCGGGGGCAGGGCCGTTCCGTACCAGGTGCGCCGTCAGGGCGAAACGGTGATAGCCAACGGAAACGCGGCGCCTACCCCCGGCGTCCCCGCTGACGGGGATGCGCAACTGTACGTTCCCGGGCGGTGCCGGCGCGCCCTCCGGTCCAGGCGTGTCCCACAACTTGGAGGAAGCGCAATTTTACTTCAACGAAGACCAGAACTTCTCAACCGCACCGTGACACTGGGCGCGCGGAAAGTATTGTGGCTGCGAAGCGTATGTGTTAGCTTGTCGCAGGTTCCTCACCCGGGCCGCGGCGCGACCGGCATCATGCCGGCTCCGCACTGCATCCGCAGCCCCATCGCAGCAATCGCTGCTCCCACGCCGTCCTGTCGACCCCCCATGCGCGCTCCAGTTACTGCCCTCCTGGTCATCCTCGCCTCGGCCGCGTGTGCTGATGCGGAGCCGACCAGCGTGCCGCGCAATCCGAAGCCCGGGCCCAATGTTCCCCTGCCCCTGGGCGTGTACGAGTTCACCGTCACCGGCATCAGCGGGGCCGAGCCGATCGCCAGCGTCAAGGCGATCGACATGCCCATGCCCAGCGTGGGCGGGGTGAGCGCGTCGATGTCGGCGGTCAACGGGTTCAACATGGAGGAGGTGAGCACCAACTCCGTTTCCGAGGGCGGCCGCGGGCGCGGGTACCGCTACGTATCGGTGAACATGCGGGTGCGCAACACCAGCGGCCTGCCCCTGAACAACGTCACCTTCATCCCGGTCACCGGGGCGGGCGCCATCGCCGGCACCCCGTTCGTGAAGATGCTGAAGTTCGACGGCACGCAGGCCGACACGCTGGTGGCCAAGAAGACGGTGCCCAGCGGCGTGGTGACCATCACCGACAACGGTGAGATGCGCAGCCCCCAGCAGGACGTGCTTCAGGTATTCGACGAGGCCGAGGTGGCCGCCATCCCGCTGCCGGTGGGCGTAACGGGTATCTTCCCCTACGGCTTCGTCATGCGCAGCAGGCTGTCGACGGAGAACCGGGCGATCCCCGCGACTCCCGAGCCGAACCAGTTCGACGGGCTGCTCACCTACTCGTTCCGCATTCCTCTGCAGCGGCACGACGTGGGCACCACCAACGGAGCCACCAAGGACGCCTTCACCTTCACCTTCCGCATGATGGCGGTGCAGGACACCGAGGTGCGGCTGACGGAAAGCATGGAGGAGGGGCAGGACACGTCCGCGGTTCGCCGGCTGCACGAGCGCGCCGCCGCGATGGGCGCCACCACCGTAACGGTGCTGAACGGAAGCCCCGCGATGGACCCGTTCGTGGCGGACTACCCAGGCCAGCGGCAGATCTGCTCGCCGCGCACCGCGGGGCCCGCCGGCACCCCGCAAACCACCATGAACACCCGCGCGGAGTACGTAAAGCTGGCGGTGCTGCGTCCCGGCGAGAGCGTGGACCCGTGCGGGGCGAACTTCCGTGCCGGCACGCCGGCTCGCCCCGCCACCAACGTGCCGTTCGCGCTCACGGTGGCCTCCGTCGACCGCTACGGCAACGTGATCGGCGTGGCGGGCGACAGCGTGCAGCTCTCCGCCGTCAGCGGCCCCCCCGCGGAGCTGGGCGTCAAGACCGCCATGGTGGCCGGCCAGGCGCTCATCAACGTCCGCTACCTGGACTACGGCACCTCCGTGCTGCGCGCCACCGCCCGCCGAATCCAGGGCGTGGGCCCGACCATCCCCGTCTTCGGAACCACCAAGAGCTGGTCCAGCGGGGCCGCCACCAACGCCTGGCTGACCAACTCCAACTGGGCGCTGGGCGGCTTCGCCATGTCGCAGGACACCGTGGTCCTTGCGGGTGACGGGTCCAGCTACCCCGTCATGACGCAGAACCACGTCGTGAGCGGGCTGACGATGACGCCGGGAAGCACCGTGCAGCCCACGCTGAACCTCTCGTCGTTCGACCTTTCCGTGGCCGGGAGCGTGAACCTGGGGAGCACGGGCACCTTCCAGGGCACCGGCCGCCTGATCCTGACCGGGGTGGCGGCCACCGTCGGAGGCGGGTTGACCAACTTCGACGTTCGCAACCTGCGGGTGACCGGCACCTACTCGGTGAGCAGCAACGTCAACGTCACGGGCGGCAGGCTCGTGGTGCAGGGCGGCAGGCTGCGAAACGAGAAGTTCCGCGTCCGCGTCAGGCCGTAGCGCCGTGCACTCACGGTACGCCCGGCCCGGCGGCCGGGCGGAAGTCCGCTCCACAACCTTCACGTCCTCACTCCGGAACGGAGCCATGAAGCCCCTACTGAAGCTCTCCTCGGCCCTCGCTCTCCTGGCCCTGTCGGCCGCCCCGGCCGCGGCCCAGTCCGACATCCTGCTGCAGCTGCGCTCGGGCAACCCCGCGGGCGACCGCATGCGCGTGGACAGCGCCGGCGCGGTGGTGGCGCTCGGCACCCTCGGCATCGGCATCATGCCCGCCACGGGCCCCGGGTACCGGATGATGTGGATGCCGTATTTCGCGGCCTTCCGCGCCGGGAGCACCGACGACGGCGGGGCCGGCACGTACTGGGACTTCACCAACGTGGGCTTCTTTTCGTGGGCGGGCGGCAACCGTACCATCGGCAAGGGCTACGCGTCGATGGTCATGGGCGAGGACATGACGGTGACGGGCAACTACTCGACGGCGTTCGGAAGCGACACCGAGGTCAGCGGGCAATACGGCTTTGCCGCAGGCGACGACAACCGCTGCACCTCGTCGTACTGCCACGCGGTGGGCTTTACCGCCAACGCGGGCGGCATCGCGGCGGTGTCCCTGGGCTACCGCACCACGGCCGATGCCGACTACTCGATGGCACTGGGGTACCGGGCCAGCACCAACGGCCGCACGGGCTCGTTCGTGTGGGCCGACGCCAGCACCACCGACTCGGCCCAGGCGGCCGCCAACTACGAGTTCCTGGCGCGCGCGTCGGGGGGCTTCCGGTTCCGCACCAACTCCACGCTGACCACCGGGTGCAACATCGCCGCGGGCACCGGCACCATGACCTGCTCGTCGAGCCGCACCCTGAAGGAAGGGTTCTCGGAAGTCGATGGTGAGGACGTGCTGCGCAGGCTGCGAGCGGTGCCGGTGAACTCGTGGAACTACATCGGCGAGCAGGCGGGCGTCCGCCACATGGGCGCGTTCTCGGAAGACTTCTACAGCGCCTTCGGGCTGGGCAACGACCGGCTGGCCATCAGCCACCTGGACGCCGACGGCGTGAACCTGGCCGGCGTGAAGGCCCTGGACGCGCGGACGACGGCACAGGCGGAGCAGATCACGGCCCTGCATGCCGAGAACGCAACCCTGCGGGGCGACGTCGAGCAGCTTCGCCGCGAGAACGCCGCGATGGCTGAGCGGCTGCGGGCCATTGAGGCGATGCTGGCGCCCCGGCCCTGATGTTCGATCGTCGGTGGATGGGCCGGGCGGCATTCCTGATCGTGTGCGCCGCCTGCAGCCGCGATGATGGAGAAGGCCAGCCGCAGGCCGTCGGGGAAGGCGCCGATCCCCTCGTGGTGGAGGAGCCGAGGGTGACGCCCGCCGAGTTGGCGGCGGCGGCCGTGCGGGTTCGGGCGCACTCCGATTCCGTTCGCCGTGCGGCCCGGGCACGCGCCGGGCTGCCCCCGGACGACCCGCCTCCGCGTACGTCGCAATCCGCCGCCGCCACCCCCAAATCGGCGTTCCAGGGGTGCATGGAGCAGGCGCAGGCCGCCGAGGGGCACACGCGCGCGCAGATCGAGCGGGCGTGCAACAACCTGCCGGGGTCTCCGGCCTCCGGC is part of the Longimicrobium sp. genome and encodes:
- a CDS encoding tail fiber domain-containing protein, which translates into the protein MKPLLKLSSALALLALSAAPAAAQSDILLQLRSGNPAGDRMRVDSAGAVVALGTLGIGIMPATGPGYRMMWMPYFAAFRAGSTDDGGAGTYWDFTNVGFFSWAGGNRTIGKGYASMVMGEDMTVTGNYSTAFGSDTEVSGQYGFAAGDDNRCTSSYCHAVGFTANAGGIAAVSLGYRTTADADYSMALGYRASTNGRTGSFVWADASTTDSAQAAANYEFLARASGGFRFRTNSTLTTGCNIAAGTGTMTCSSSRTLKEGFSEVDGEDVLRRLRAVPVNSWNYIGEQAGVRHMGAFSEDFYSAFGLGNDRLAISHLDADGVNLAGVKALDARTTAQAEQITALHAENATLRGDVEQLRRENAAMAERLRAIEAMLAPRP